The Bacillota bacterium sequence TCGGGCGTACCCCTCCCTGCACCCGGGAGGTGGTACGCGCCGGCGTGGCGCGGGTGGTGGCGGCCATGCTCGATCCCAACCCGCGGGTGGCGGGGCGCGGCGCAGAGGAGCTGCGGCAGGCGGGAGTGCAGGTCCAGGTGGGTTGCCGGGAGGAGGAAGCCCGTCGCCTGAACGAGGCATTCTGCAAATACATCACCACAGGAGTCCCCTTTGTAACCTACAAGGCCGCCCTCAGCCTGGACGGCAAGGTGGCCACGGCGTGCGGGGACTCCCGCTGGATCAGCGGAGAAGAATCGAGACGCCTGGTGCACCGGCTGCGCGACCGCTGCGACGCCGTGGTGGTGGGGGTTGGGACGGTGCTGGCCGATGATCCTCTGCTTACCGCCCGCATCGAAGGGGGACGGGATCCCGTGCGGGTGGTGGTGGACAGCCGGGGGCGCATCCCCCTCACGGCCCGTCTGCTCCAGTCCGGGTCTCCTGCTCCCACCCTGGTGGCAACCACGGCCGCCATGGACAGGGAAACCAGGTCGGCACTGGAGGCCATGCCGGGGGTAGAGGTGATCGAGTTACCGCCCCGGGAAGGACGGGTGGATCTGGGGCCACTGCTCCGAGCGCTGGGGTTGCGGGGCATCATGTCGGTGCTGCTGGAGGGTGGTCCTACCCTGGCCGCTTCTTTCCTGGCGGAAGGATGGATGGACAAGATCATGTTTTTCCTGGCCCCCTTGCTCATAGGGGGGCAGAGAGCACCTTCTCCTTTGGGAGGGGAAGGTGTGGCCCGCTTGCAGGACGCCTGCCGGTTGCGGGACGTTTCGGTGGAGCGGGTGGGTGAAGACATCCTGGTCACCGCCTACGTGGTCAGAGACGGGGAGACGCCGAACTGTCACTCCGGTAGTGCGAATGCGGCTCGGGAGGAGGAGGCACGAGTTGTTCACCGGGATTGTAGAAGAGGTGGGGCTGGTACGAGCCCGGCGTCAGACGTCGCAGGGCGCGGAGTTGGAGGTATCTTGCCGGCGGGTATGGGAAGACCTCCGGCCCGGTGACAGCGTGGCGGTAAACGGCGTCTGCCTGACGGTGGTGCGGGCAGGGAGTGGCCGGTTCGTCGTACAGGCCATGCCGGAGACCCTGCGGCGCACTAACCTGGAACATTTGGCGCCGGGTGACGGCGTTAATCTGGAGCGGTCGCTCTCCCTGGGCGGGCGATTGGGCGGTCACCTCGTTACCGGTCACGTGGACGCCACCGGGACTGTCGCTTCCCTGCGGCCGGATGGCGACGCGGTGATCATGGACATCGCCACCCCGCCTGAGTTACTGCCCTACCTGGCGCCGCGCGGCTCGGTGGCGGTGGACGGAGTAAGCCTGACCATAGCCGGCACGCGGCGGGACCCGGGCGGGGAGCAGGGACGATTCTGGGTATCGCTGATACCCCATACGCGGGCGGTCACCAACCTGGGCAGGCGGAAGCCCGGGGACGTTGTCAACCTGGAGGTGGACATCCTGGCTCGCTACGTGAAGCACCTGCTTCAGCTGGCCGGGGAGGGGGCCGGGCGGGGGTCGGGAGAAGAGGGGGGCATCAGTGTCGAGCGGCTGCGAGAGGTGGGGTTCCTGTGAGGGACTTTGGCCCGCACGCGTGAGGGAGGGGGCAGGGGACGTGGAGTTTGCCACTGTACCGGAGGTTCTGGAGGAAATCCGCCAGGGCCGCATGGTGATCGTGGTCGACGACGAGAACCGTGAGAACGAGGGCGACCTGGTGATGGCGGCCGAGAAGGTCACGCCCGAGGCCATCAATTTCATGGCCAAATACGGCCGGGGGTTGATATGCCTGCCCATCGTGGGCGAGCGCCTCGATGAATTGCAGATCCCTATCATGGTCCCGGGGTCGGGCGACCACATGGGCACCGCCTTCACGGTCTCCGTGGACTCCCGCCACTGCACCACGGGGATATCGGCCCACGAGCGGGCCATGACGGTCAAGGCCGTGATCGACCCTGCCACCCGCCCCGAGGACCTGGTGAGGCCGGGTCACATCTTCCCCCTGCGCGCCAAGGAAGGGGGCGTGCTGCGCCGGCCCGGCCATACGGAGGCGGCGGTGGACCTGGCCCGCATGGCCGGGCTGTACCCGGCCGGGGTGATCTGCGAGATCATGAACGAGGACGGCACCATGGCCCGCCTCCCCCAACTCAAGGAGTTCGCCCGGCGGCACGGCCTGAAGATCATCACCATCGAAGAGATCATCAAGTACCGCATGCACACCGACCGGCTGGTGAAGCGCATCGCCACCACGGTGCTGCCCACCCGTTACGGCGAGTTCTGGCTTCACGCTTACGAGGACCTGCTCACGGGCAAGTGCCATGTGGCGCTGGTCAAGGGGGAGGTCGGGGGGGACGAGCCCGTGCTGGTGAGGGTGCACTCCGAGTGTCTCACCGGCGATACCTTCGGTTCCCTGCGTTGCGATTGCGGGGAGCAGCTGGACCGGGCCATGCACATGGTGCAGGACGCGGGCCGGGGAGTGGTGCTCTACATGCGCCAGGAGGGACGGGGCATCGGCCTGGCCAACAAGATACGGGCGTATGCTCTCCAGGACGCCGGGCTGGACACGGTGGAAGCCAACCTGAAGCTGGGCTTCCCCCCCGACGCCCGCGACTACGGCACCGGCGCTCAGATCCTGGCCGACCTGGGCGTGCGGCGCATGCTGCTCCTTACCAACAACCCGCGCAAGTACGCGGCGCTGGCGGGATACGGGCTGGAGATCGTCGATCGTGTCCCCATACAGATCAAACCCAACCACGTCAACGCGCGTTACCTGAAAACCAAGCGGGAGAAACTGGGACACCTGCTGGACGGATTGGACGATTAGCAGGGAGTCGGCCGATCAGGAGAAAGGAGTCAGGACAGTGAAGGTATATCAGGGCGAGCTGCTGGGACAGGGTCTGAAGATGGGTATCGTGGTCAGCCGCTTCAACGAGTTCATTTCTTCCAAGCTGCTGGAGGGCGCCCTGGATGCCCTGTCCCGCCACGGGGTGTCCGACGACGATATCACCGTGGCCTGGGTGCCGGGCGGGTTCGAGATCCCGTCCATCGCCCTGCACATGGCCCGCTCCGGCCGTTACGATGCGGTGATATGCCTGGGGGCGATCATCCGTGGTTCCACGCCCCACTTCGAGTACGTGGCCGCCGAGGTGACCAAGGGGGTCGCCAAAGTAGGGCTGGACACGGGCGTCCCCACCATATTCGGCGTAATTACCGCCGACAACCTAGAGCAGGCCATCGAGCGGGCGGGGACCAAGATGGGCAATAAGGGATTCGACGCCGCCCAGGCGGCGATCGAGATGGCAAACCTGCGCCGGCACCTCGCCTGAGAGCCCGACCCGTCTCAGGAGGGCGCAACCGCCGGCGGGACGTCCCCTCGTGACTTGCCTGCCCGCGCATGACGGATCGCGCGGGGGCATACCCATAGGGCGGGCTTGCCCGGGGAGCAAACCCCATGGGGCGCACCTGCACGGGGGGAGGAGCAACGTGGAGGGAGCACCTGCCTGGCATGCCATTCCCGCCGATCAGGTCCTGGGGATGCTGCAGGCGGACGCGGAAAAGGGTCTGACCGAACAGGAAGCCACGCGCAGGCTGGAAAGGGTGGGTCCCAATTCCATCCACAAGAAGAGGCGAACGCCCGCCTGGCGTCTCTTCCTGTCCCAGTTCGACGACTTCATGTCGCTCGTCCTGCTGGGGGCAACGGCCATATCCGGCCTGCTGGGCGAGGTCGCAGACGCCCTCACCATCATAGCCATCGTCATCCTCAATGCCTGGCTGGGGTTCATCCAGGAATACCGGGCGGAGAGGTCGCTGGAAGCACTGCGGGCGCTGAGCGCCCCCACTGCCCGCGTGCTGCGGGACGGGCGGGAGGTGATGGTGCCCGCGCATCTGGTGGTGCCCGGCGACGTTCTGCTTCTGGAGGCCGGAGACCGGGTGGCCGCCGATGGCCGCATCCTGGAGGCATACCGGGCGGAGGCGGAAGAAGCAGCCCTTACCGGCGAATCGGTTCCGGTGCGCAAGGTGGCGGGTGTGCTGCCGGCGGAGCGTGCGCTGGGGGAACGACGGAACCTGGTATACGCGGGAACCACCATCACCCGGGGCCGGGTGAAGGCGGTGGTGGTCAGCACGGGGATGAATACCGAGATGGGTCGCATCGCCGGGCTGATCCACGAGGCGGATGAGGGACTCACCCCCCTGCAGCGTCGCCTGGAGGAACTGGGACGGCGCCTGGTGTGGGGATGCCTGGCCGTGTGCGCCCTGGTGGCCGCCCTGGGGGTAATGCGGGGCGAAGCTCCCTACTTCATGCTCCTCTCCGGGGTGAGCCTGGCGGTGGCGGCCATCCCGGAAGGGTTGCCGGCCGTGGTGACCATCTGCCTGGCCCTGGGGGTACAGCGTATGAGCCGGCGCCGGGCCATCGTCAGGCGCCTGCCGGCCGTGGAGACCCTGGGATGCGCCACGGTCATATGTGCCGACAAGACGGGGACCATCACCCGCAACGAGATGACGGTGCAGTACCTGTGGGTAGCCGGCCAGGAGTGGCGCGTCACCGGCGAAGGATACCAGCTCCGGGGGTCCTTCGAGCCCCCGCCTGGCCCGGGTGTGGGCGGGCAACTCTTGCCGCCGCAGGTGGAAATGGCGCTTCTGGCCGGCGTGCTGTGCAACGATGCCCGCCTGGTGCGCCGGGGCCAGGGGTGCGAGGTGCAGGGGGATCCCACCGAGGCGGCGCTGCTGGTGGCCGCGGCCAAGGCGGGGATGTGGCGGGAAGAACTGGAGCGTGAATGGCCGCGGGTGGGTGAGATCCCCTTTGAACCCGAGCGCAGGTGCATGAGCGTGGTGTGCCGCTCGCGCCCGGGCAAATACGTTGCGTTCGTCAAGGGGGCACCCGATGTGCTCCTGGGGATGTCACGCCGGGCGCTGGGCCCCCGGGGAGCGGGGCCCCTGGATCGCCAGCTTGCCGGTGAGATCGCCGCCCGCAACGAAGGGTACGGCCGCCGCGCCCTGCGCGTGCTGGCTCTGGCTTACCGCGAACTGGATGGCCTGCCTGCGGAAATCACCCCGGAGACCGTGGAGCGGGATCTGGTTTTCCTGGGATTGGCCGCCATGGCCGATCCGCCGCGGCCGGAGGCGCGCCGCGCGGTGGCCACCTGTCACCGGGCGGGCATTGCCACGGTGATGATCACGGGTGATCATGCTGCCACGGCGCGGGCAGTGGCCGAGCGGGTGGGAATGCTGGCACCCGGTGATCGCATACTCACCGGTGCCGAAGTGGAGGCCCTCACCGACGAACGGCTTCACGAACTGGCGCCGTCAGTGAAGGTGTACGCCCGGGCCTCGGCCGCTCACAAGCTGCGCATCGTACGGGCCCTCAAATCCCACGGCCACGTGGTGGCGATGACGGGAGACGGGGTCAACGATGCCCCCGCGCTCAAGGAAGCGAATATCGGGGTGGCCATGGGGCTCACCGGAACCGAGGTGAGCAGGGAAGCATCGGCCATGGTCCTGCAGGACGATAACTTTGCCACCCTGGTGGCAGCGGTGGCCGAGGGGCGGGCGATATACGATAACATCCGCAAGTTCGTGCGCTACCTGCTTTCCTGCAACGTGGGCGAGGTGCTGGTGATGCTGGGCGCCACCCTGGCCCGGCTGCCCATCCCGCTCTTGCCTATCCAGATGCTGTGGGTAAATCCAGACTGGCGGAACCCTGCCACTGAAAACCCTTAATGCCCAGGGAAAGGGCGGGTGCCGCCACAATGTGGAAGTCCACCACCGTTCAAACGAAACCGTTGCCGTCCCGGGACCTCCTGAACAATCCGTTAGCAACCCGTTAGCAGACCAGAAGCCCGCCGGCTGAGTAGGGTGACTTTACACCGCCCCCACGAGTGCATCCGTACGGATATCGGGCGACCCGCCGCCATGATGCGGGATCTGCGGCGAGAGCCGGGCAAGCAGGAGAAGGGGTGCGTCTGGTCGAAAGCTGTCAGCAATGACCAGGAAGGGAGCGTGATGGGCATGGACGATATCCGTCAGGTACGCGCGGCCATGGACGAAAAGAGGCTGGCCGCCCTCGAGACGCTGAGTGCGGTCGTGCGCTGGCTGCGGGAGACAAAGCCTTCGGAAATCTTCTACATAGAAGGTGAAGGCAAGGGGAAGGGCCCCGTGCCGACCATGAGCGAGGAGCACCTGCGGGTGATCTGGCAGCGTTGGGTGGCCAAGGCGTCGGACGTCCTGGAGAAGAGTGCTATCATCCCCGACCTGCTCCTCTCGGACATAGAGCGGTTGTTCAAAGGGGAAGGCCGCGGTGCCGGCCAGGCGGGAACACCTTAAGGCGGCAAAGGTTCTGCTCGGTTATTGCGACCCTCTGGTGCACCGGCTGATGGACCAGGCGCCCGATAGGCTCGGTTTGCGCCACCGTTACGTCACGCACAACGCTGAATACCTGTCAGCGCTGGAGAAGCTACTGGGGAGGGAAGCCCGGCTCGAGGCCACGCTGCATCTCTTGCAGGATTGGCGTGTGGTGGTCGAGGAGGATTATCGCTTCGGAGGACCGCGGTTGCCCGGTGCGAGGCGGCAGGGCGCTTCCGCGGGACCTGGCGGTTAGGGATGGTGCAACGGCTGTGGACCAAATCGTGACACTGGCAGACGTGGTCGAGGCTCGCAATCGCATCCGGACTGAAGTGGTACGCACGCCCCTGGTCAGCCCGGAGGCACTCGGGAAGAGAGTGGGCGTCCGGGTGGCGCTGAAGCTCGAGAACTTCCAGCGTACGGGGGCGTTCAAGTTCCGGGGGGCTCTGAACTGCGTGCTGAAGTTGCTGGATGCTCGCCCGGGCACGGACCTCCGGCTGGTCACGGCGTCAAGCGGCAATCACGCCCTGGGGATATCCCTGGCGGGCAGGATTGCTGGGGCTAAGGTGACGGTGGTCATGCCCGAGGGGGCACCGCTGGTCAAGCAGAAGAAGGCTCGCGAATACGGTGCTGAGGTCCTCCTGCACGGACAGGCGTATGACGACGCCCAGGTTCGCGCCCGCCGGTTGGCGGAGGAGACGGGGGCGGTGTACATCCCCAGTTTCAACCACCCCGACATCATGGCCGGCCAGGGCACGATTGCCCTGGAAGTGCTCGAGGATCTGCCCGAGCCGCAGGTGCTGGTTTTCCCCATCGGGGGCGGGGGACTGGCGGCCGGTGTGGCGGTGGCGTGCAAGGCCCTGGCGCCCCGCACGGTGCTTGTGGGCGTGCAAGCGGAAGGGGCCGCTTCCACCAGGGCGTCCCTGGCACAGGGAAAGCCGGTGGAACTCTCCTCTCTGCATACAGTGGCCGACGGCATCGCCGTGAGGCGCCCGGGAGATCTCACCTTTGCCGTGGTTAAGGAACTGGTGGACGACGTGGTGACGGTCTCCGACGAGGAAATCCTGGGGGCCATGAGGATACTGATCACGGAAGCCTCGCTGGTGCCGGAGCCCGCCGGTGCTGCCGCCGTGGCCGCCCTGCTGGCCGGGAAGGTCGAGATCGGGGAGGGCGGCTGGGCCGTTGCCGTGGTGACGGGCGGGAACGTGGATGCCCGGCTCTTGCACAGGGTTCTGCAAGACTCCGCCGGAGGGTCGGATTCCGCCTCGGGCTGTTAGCAGAGGGACACTGGAGGGTACGGAGGCCCGGTTCAGCCTGCCGCGGCTCAGTGGGTCCGTCGTCGGCAAGCAGGCAGAGCCATGCGCCCGTTGGGAGGAGGGGACGGGCTCCGCCTCGAACTAGCACACGGGGGGCAAGCATGACCCAACAGAGCCCAGAGACTGCGGTAGAGGCCAGCATCAAGTCCGTGGTTGCCTCACTCGACTCCCCCGATGCCCAGGCCAGCACCGATGCCCTCTATTATTCCACGGGTCACCGCATCGGGCAGAAGCTTTCTGTAAACGGGCTCGAGCAAATCGTTAGCCGCCTCAACGAGCTGGGGATGGGTCACCTCGAGCTGGTGAGCCGGCCACCGGGTTCAATCGTGTTTCGCTGGTTTGATTGTCTAACGTGCTCCGGTCTCCCCGACGTGGGTCGCCCCCTCTGCTACCTGGAAGCAGGCATCCTGGCCGGAGCCGTACAACGGGCGTGTGGACAGTGGGTGAGGGTGCGGGAAACCAGGTGCTGGGGGCTTGGGGACAGTTTTTGCGAAATGCGGGTATACCCGAGTGATCCGGCCGACCAGGATACGCCGCCAGTACCCCTGTCCGAAGACCAGCTGCTGGTCACCGTCACCCTGCGTGCAGTGCAGACAGCCAAGTTTTCTCGCCTGAGGTGGCTGGCATGCCCGGGGGCTGCACCCGCTGATTCCCCGCAAGGGGGGGGCCGGCCGGAGTTCCTCGGTGACCTCATCTTCGCGGAGATGCCCATCGCCATGGCCCTGACCGACGACCGGGGCCGAATCGTGAAGGCTAACTCGTCATGGCAAGAGCTGACCCGGTCTTGCTACCGCGGCCCCAAGGCCCTCCTGATCCCGCCCCATCGCATCCAGCGGGTGCTGGAGTCCGGGCAGGCTGAGGTGTGGACGCCCGGCCAGATGGGAACCTGCGATTTCGTGCTTATGGCACTCCCCCTCTTCAGAGACGCCTCACGGGTTGGCGTCCTGCTGCAGGGTTATCGCGTGGATTCAGAACTTACCAGGCTTCTCATCCGGCGGGTCACGGAACTGGAAAGCGAGGCCCGCAAGTATCGGATCGCCCTTGAGCGGACCACGGCGGGATATGGCCGATTCGGTCCCCTGGAAACCACGAGTCCGGTCATGCGGAACGTCCTGCTCCTGGCCCAGCGGGTGTCCCAGACGGATGCCACCATACTGATCACCGGAGAAAGCGGCACGGGCAAGGAGGTGCTGGCGCGCGCCATCCATGATGCAAGCCTTAGAGCTTCCCGGCCGTTCGTCAAGGTGGACTGCACGGCTGTTCCCGAGCAACTGGTCGAGTCCGAACTGTTCGGGTACGAGGAGGGGGCATTCACGGGGGCCCGCAGGGGGGGCAAGCCAGGCAAATTGGAGCTTTCCCAGGGAGGCACCCTGTTCCTGGACGAAATCGGCGACCTTCCCGTCGGGGTGCAGGCCAAGCTGCTCCGGGTGGTGGAAAGCCGGGAGTTCGAACGCCTGGGCGGTACCCGCACCCTGCGGCTCGATGCCCGCATCATAGCGGCCACGAACCGCGACCTGCACGCTATGGTGAAGGCGGGTGCCTTCCGGGCAGACCTCCTCTACCGGCTGGAGGTGGTCAGAATTGCCCTGCCTCCGTTACGGGAACGCCTGGAGGATCTACCGCTTCTGGTAGAAGCACTGCTGGCCCGGCTCAACCGTGCATACGGGAAACACCTGAGCCTGGCCCCGGGGTGCCTCGATCACCTGCGGCGTTACCCCTGGCCGGGCAACGTGCGGGAACTTGAGAACGCCCTCGAGCGCGCCGTAATCGTTTGCCGCGGAGACCAAATTACACCGGATGACTTTCCGTGGGGCATGCTGGAGTCACCGCCGGGGGTCGCGGCCACGGCAGCCCCAAGCACGTATCACTGCTACTCGGAAAAACGCGGCCACTGGGAGCCGGTGGCAGAAACGGAGCGTCAGGTAATCCTGCGTGCTCTGGCCGCGTGCGGCGGTAACAAGACCAGGGCCGCACGCATGCTGGGGATTTCCCGCCAGGCCCTCCACGCCAAAATGCACAGGCTGGGCCTGTGCTCCCCTCAACGTCCGCGCTGACGGCTCCGACGTCCCGGACGGGGGGAGGGGGTTCGCCGTGTCAAGAGTTTTTGACATGTTAAGCTAACAAGACACCCTGTTGTTATACACGGGATGGTACGGGCGACCTGGAGGGCTCGAATGCCGAGCTCCCCGTTGCATTTGCCGCTGCCAGCAGTACGGATTATTGATGGCACGGTTCTTGCACAAGCCGCGCGGCAAAACCGCGAAGGGAGGCAAACTACCGTGCCGGACAAGAGCCGTGACCCGGCCGCGCTCGTCCTGCTTAAGAAGGCCGAGCGGGAAGGAATCGAGGTGGCCTGGGACCGCTACCGCCTCCAGCAACCCCAGTGCGGGTTCGGGCTCCTCGGGGTGTGCTGCCGCAATTGCAACATGGGCCCCTGCCGGGTGGACCCCTTCGGAGAGGGCCCCCAGAAAGGGGTCTGCGGGGCAGACGGAGACACCATGGTGGCCCGTAACCTGCTGCGGGCGATAGCCGCTGGCGCTGCTGCCCACTCCGACCACGGGCGGGACGTAGCGGAAACGTTACTTGGCGCTGCAACCGGAAAGGCCCCCGACTACCGGATCAGGGACGAGGCCAAGCTCCGCCGGCTAGCAGCCGAGTTTGGAATAAAACCTGACGGCGAGACGCCGGCGGGGCTCGCCCGGGAGGTGGCCGAGCAGGCCCTGGATGAGTTTGGCACCCGCAAGGGGTTCCTCCACCTGATCAACCGCGCCCCCGCAAAGCGCCGGGCCCTGTGGGATAAACTGGGCATCACGCCGCGCGGCATCGACCGGGAAGTGGTTGAGGCCATGCACCGCACCCACATGGGGGTAGACAACGATCCGGCCAGCCTGATCCTGCACGGGCTGCGCGTTGGTCTCTCGGATGGCTGGGGCGGATCCATACTGGCCACCGAGCTCTCGGACATACTCTTCGGAACCCCCGTGCCGGTACGCGGCCGCGCTAACCTGGGCGTGCTGAAGGAAGACGCCGTCAACATCGTGGTCCACGGGCACGAACCCATCCTGTCCGAGATGATTGTCCAGGCCGCCCAGGACCCGGAGCTGGTCCAGTACGCCCGTTCCCTGGGTGCCAGTGGCATCAACCTGGCGGGCATGTGCTGCACGGGAAACGAGATCCTGATGCGTCACGGGGTGCCGGCGGCAGGCAACTTCCTGCAGCAGGAACTGGCCATCGTCACCGGAGCCGTGGAAGCCATGGTGGTGGACGTCCAGTGCATCATGCCGTCCTTGCCCCAGGTGGCATCGTGCTACCACACGAAGATCATTTCCACCTCGCCCAAGGCGCGCTTCCCGGGCGCGCTCCACATCCCCTTCTCAGAAGAGCACGCCCTGGCCACCGCTGCCCGCATCGTCAAAGAGGCGGTGGACAATTTTCCCAACCGCAAGGAAGACCGCTTGCTGATCCCCCACGAAGCCACCGACTATGTGGCTGGCTTCAGTACCGAGGCCATCCTGGCCGCCCTGGGAGGCACCTTGAATCCCCTGCTGGACATCATCAAGGCCGGGACGATCAAGGGCATCGTCGCCCTGGTGGGTTGCAATAATCCCCGCGTGCCGCAGGACGTGGGCCACGTGACCATAGCCCGGAAGCTCATCGCCGAGGACGTGCTGGTGGTGGAGACCGGCTGCGCCGCCATCGCCAGCGCCAAAGCGGGGTTGCTGCTGCCCGAGGCGGCCGAGCTGGCCGGAAAAGGTCTGGCAGGGGTGTGTCGGGCGCTGGGTATCCCGCCCGTGCTGCACATGGGCTCCTGCGTGGATATCAGCCGCATTCTCACCGTGGCGGCTGCCATCGCCAACGCCTTGGGAGTGGACATCAGCGACCTGCCCGTGGCCGGGGTAGCCCCGGAGTGGATGTCCGAGAAGGCGGTGAGCATCGGGGCATATGTGGTGGCTTCCGGTGTATTCACCGTGCTGGGTACCGTGCCGCCCGTGCTGGGTAGCCGCGCCGTCACCGACATCCTCACCCGTGCCGCCCAGAACCTGGTGGGGGCTTGTTTCGCCGTGGAAGAGGACCCGGTCAAGGCTGCCGACCTGATCCTGGCCCACATCGCATCGCAGCGTGCCCGCCTGGGCA is a genomic window containing:
- the cooS gene encoding anaerobic carbon-monoxide dehydrogenase catalytic subunit, with amino-acid sequence MPDKSRDPAALVLLKKAEREGIEVAWDRYRLQQPQCGFGLLGVCCRNCNMGPCRVDPFGEGPQKGVCGADGDTMVARNLLRAIAAGAAAHSDHGRDVAETLLGAATGKAPDYRIRDEAKLRRLAAEFGIKPDGETPAGLAREVAEQALDEFGTRKGFLHLINRAPAKRRALWDKLGITPRGIDREVVEAMHRTHMGVDNDPASLILHGLRVGLSDGWGGSILATELSDILFGTPVPVRGRANLGVLKEDAVNIVVHGHEPILSEMIVQAAQDPELVQYARSLGASGINLAGMCCTGNEILMRHGVPAAGNFLQQELAIVTGAVEAMVVDVQCIMPSLPQVASCYHTKIISTSPKARFPGALHIPFSEEHALATAARIVKEAVDNFPNRKEDRLLIPHEATDYVAGFSTEAILAALGGTLNPLLDIIKAGTIKGIVALVGCNNPRVPQDVGHVTIARKLIAEDVLVVETGCAAIASAKAGLLLPEAAELAGKGLAGVCRALGIPPVLHMGSCVDISRILTVAAAIANALGVDISDLPVAGVAPEWMSEKAVSIGAYVVASGVFTVLGTVPPVLGSRAVTDILTRAAQNLVGACFAVEEDPVKAADLILAHIASQRARLGI